Genomic segment of Peribacillus frigoritolerans:
CTTCATTCATTTTCACCTCATGCATCCAGATTTCCTTATCCATTCTTGATATTGCATCGATTAATCGCACACGAAACGTTCCTGTTCCTTCATCCTTTTGAAGGTTTTTGGCAGCTAGTTCCCCTGAAATGCTCATGGTTGAGATACCGGCAATCGCCGCAGAATAGAAATCATCGGTGACTCCGGAAAAAGTGCCGATAAGAGCAGTGGACATACAACCGGTACCTGTAACATTAGTTAATAGGAGGTTCCCGTTATCGATGATGGACGTACGTTTTCCATCGCTGACAGCATCCTTCGCTCCGCTGACCACGACGATGCAATTCAATTTATTTGCCGCTCGAGCAGCCAGCTCTGCATTGCTGACCGCAAGCTCCTCCGAATCCACCCCGCGAGTAACGGTATCCCCACCAATCAATGAAAGGATCTCACTTGCATTGCCGCGAATGATTTGGAAAGTAACCTTACTTAGGAGCTCTTTCACTTGCTCTGTTCGATAGGCGGTGGCACCAACTCCCACCGGGTCCAAAATGACCGGGATATCCAGGTCATTTGCCGTCTTACCGGCAATCTCCATTGCTTCCAAGGCTTTATCATCGATCGTACCGAAATTCAGGACCAATGCATCCGCTAATTTGACCATATCCGCCACTTCTCTTGGGCTCGATGTCATCACTGGTGAACCACCGATGGCAAGGGTGGCATTTGCACAGTCGTTGACCGTAACAAAGTTGGTGATTTGGTGAACGAGTGGTTTTCTTTCTTTTACCTTTACGAATAAATCAGCTGCGGAAACCTTCATATTAAGTCACTCCGTTCTTTTTTTTGAATATGAATGAAAATGATGGACAGGTCCATGACCTTTACCGATTGAAAAACTATTGCGTATCGCTTCAGAAATATAAGTCTTGGCCTGTTCAATCGACTCTTGCAATGGCAGTCCATTAGCCAGGTTTGATGTAATGGCGGATGATAGGGTACAGCCCGTACCATGAGTGTTTTTTGTATGTATGCGCTCTCCCTTGATCCAGTGGAAGTCAGTTCCATCATAAAAAAGATCATTTGGATTTCCCGCTGCATGGCCCCCTTTAAGTAAAACGGCTTTGGGACCCATTTCTTGTATTGAAATGCATGCCCTGTAGAAATCTTGTTTCGTCCGAATCGACAAGCCAGTAAGTACTTCCGCTTCCGGTACATTTGGTGTTACAAGTGTTGCAAGCGGAAGCAAATCCATTTTTAAGGCGGAGACAGCCTTTTCGTCGAGCAAATGGTGGCCGCTTTTGGAAATCATGACAGGGTCAAGGATAACGATGGCAGGCATGAAGGTTTTAAGGGACGCAGCGACTGTTTCCACGATTTCTTTTGATCCAAGCATGCCTATTTTTACTGCATCGACAGGAATATCTTCAAAGATAGCTGCAATTTGGTCCGATATGATAGCTGTTTCAATTGGCTGTACTGAACGGACTTCCATTGTATTTTGTGCGGTTACGGCTGTTATTGCAGACATTCCAAAGACCCCATGTGCAGAAAATGTTTTTAAATCCGCTTGTATTCCAGCACCGCCCCCTGAATCAGAGCCGGCGATGGTTAATGCTGTTTTCATAAAAAAACCCCTTCATATAATTATTTTTTAGAAGTATTTTAAGTAATATGAAAGCTAAAATCGCACCTGCGAATGAACTGAGCATAAAAGCCGGTAAAAAACCAAAAAGAGCCGCTTTTTCTCCTATTAGGAGGATGGCAAGTGGATAACAGGCCAGGGAACCGAGAATGCCGGTCCCGATTACTTCACCTAAACAAGCGAATTTTAAGCTTTGTGTTTTTCGATAAAGGATGGCAGCCAAAAGTGCACCGATCATGCTGCCGGGAAAGGCGAATATTGAACCGGTACCAGACATGTTTCTAATGATGGAAACTAAGAAAGCTTGTGTCACAGCATAAGCAGGCCCCAATAGAACGGCCGTGAGGACATTTGCCAGATGCTGAATAGGAAAGACCTTTGCAAATCCTGCAGGGATGAAAATAAATGAACTGGTCAGCGTCGTTATAGCCGTGATCATGGCAGTTAACGTCAGTTTCTTGATGGGATTCATCATCATGTCTGCGACCTACAGCGGCCAATCCTGCTCATTTTGAACCATATCCCAGAATAAATATTCATATCGGGAAGTAACCAAAAAGTGCTTTTCTAATCTAAGAAGTTCCTTTTCTGGCATGCCTTCCGTCAATTCTTCCAACAATGCGATCAGCCACTTGTGTGCTTCCCCGAATTCAGGTGATGAATAGGACCTTATCCAATCTGCGTAGCGATTGTTTTCCAATGCTGCTCCATTTTGTTCTTTTAGTAGCAAACCGATTTCATAATAATCCCAAGCGCAGGGCAGGAGACAGGCGATCAAGTCTGCCAAAGTCCCATGCTGAGCTGTATTTAGCATGTAACCTGTATAGGCTAGAGTGGTGGGAGTAGGTTCTGTTTCTTCCAATTCCTTGGCACTGATCCCGAATTCGGAAGCATATTGCCGATGGATATCCATTTCCACTTGAAGGGTTTCATTTAAAATGCTCGCAAACTTTGCCATGGTTTCGATGTTATGAGCTTTGATGACACCTAAAGCAAAGAGCTTGGAATAATCCATGAGATAGATATAGTCCTGCTTCAGGTAATAGGCAAATTTCTTTTCAGGAAGCGTGCCGTTTCCAATTGCCTGGACAAAGGGATGTGAATGGTTCCTTTTCCAAATCTCTTTTGCCCGTGCATGAAGTCTATCACTGAATGTTTCTGTTTTAATATTCTCCATTGTTCATCCTCCTTTAGAATGGTTCCCGTTGATAATGAAAAACCCCGTTCCTGAATACGGAACGGGGTAGATGGATATAGTCTGTAAATGGACGATATCATCCACTTCCCTCCGCCGGTATGAGCCGGTTCAGGTTCAAAGGGTCCGGAACTATTTCCATCTCAGTCTTAAAAAAGACTCCCCTAGTGGTGTGAATTGTATGTAATTACTGACATCATATCAGAAAGACAAGAAAATGCAACCCGTATTTGAAGAGAGAGCACATTATGTCCAGGAAAAAAGGGAGAACCAGGTAATTGACTTTTGATGATTATTAGGATAGAATCATTTCTACATCATTTATATATCGAATTCTTATCCAGAGAGGTGGAGGGACTTGGCCCAAAGAAACCTCGGCAGCGGACCCGTTTTGGGAACTGTGCTAAATCCAACAAGCATATGCTTGGAAGATAAGAAGAGCCGTACGGACACTGTCAGCCTCTTCTTGAATTAGAAGGGGCTTTTATTTTTGGAAATAACGTTTAGTGACATAATAGAAAAGGTATATATAATTTGGTGAAAATCAAACAAGTTGATAAAGTTAGCTAACTAGAAGCAGGCTCTAGGATGACTAGGAAAGGAGCCATTTACATGGCAGAATTATTTAAGAGGATTGAACAGAGGAAGGCAAAGCTCATTGAAGAGCTATTGGCCAATGGAGTATACAAAACCTCTGATGAAAGGCACCTTTATGATGCCCCATTAAAAGTGCTCGAAGATGAATATAGGATAGTTATAAATAGACCTAATAACGAGTCACCTTCTGAATGGATGACATAGTAAGCGATGGACTATATTTTGGGTTCTGGGATAAGGTATATGATGTAAGCATTCACAGTCTACACTAGTGGATGCTTTTTTGGGTTTAATAGAAAATGACATAAAATATACATAATTAAAGAATAAAGTAGGTGTTTTGTCACATTTGACCTATAAAATAACACATTTTATTTCTGGAAAATAGTTGATTTTAACTAGTAGTTTCATTATGATGAAAGTGTAAAAAAATTGAATAAATGGGAGGTGGCATATAATGCCTTGCCGTAAGGTAACTATAGAAAGAATTGAAGAAAAGAGACAGGAAATGTTCAAATTAGCAGCAAGTTACGGCTTAACAAGTCTGCTAACTGTTCAAGCCAGTCAAGAATTGGATACGCTATTAAATGCGTTAGCAAGTAAAAGAGAGTCTGAATATTTTTCCCTCCAAAAAGCATAAATTAGCCAATTCGACCTGTATTAATTTGAAAAAGCTACTGCTCAAGGCAATAGCTCTAAAGAATTATATTAAATATCGACACGTTTACCGAGAATGATCAAATCCCGCTCAATGCCATCCAGCTCGGCAACTTGAGGTAAATGTGCCCATTCTTCAAACCCGAATTTGGAAAAAAGCTTAAGGCTCGGTATATTGTGGGCGAAAATGAAACCCAATATAGTCTTAATACCTAATTTTGGACTCAATTCAATTGCCTTTTGAATCGAAATTTGTCCGATTCCTTTTCCCCGGAAATAATCATCAATATAAATGCTGATTTCGGCAGTGAAATTATATGCCGGTCGGCCATAGAAGGATTGAAAGCTCATCCATCCAGCAGTTTTCCCTTCTATAGTAATGATATATAGCGGTCTACTTTCTGAATGATGTTCCTCAAACCATTTAACCCTCGATTGAACGGATACAGGCTCCGTATCCGCCGTGACCATTCTTGAAGCAATTGTCGAATTATATATTTCAACAATTCTGGGTAGATCAGATAGTTCTGCCTCTCTAAACTCTATGTGCTCTTCCATGATTTAAACTCCTAACTATCATTTATTCAATCTCCAGAATGAAGGGTAATCCCGTTTTTTGTTTAAGGGACGGTAAATGACACTCAATCCATTGAAAGTTTTTTATTATCATACACTCTTTACTCTTTATCTGACAATTCCTTTTTTATGTTACGTCTGCAGGTTTTTGGGGTATGTAAAGGATTAAATACTTCTAGTAAAAAGACAGAGGAGAACCAAATGAAAAAATTGTCAGTTTTTTTGATTATAGTACTGGTTATATGTTTTGCTGCATATGAGTTTCAGGCCTCGGAG
This window contains:
- the thiM gene encoding hydroxyethylthiazole kinase, with amino-acid sequence MKVSAADLFVKVKERKPLVHQITNFVTVNDCANATLAIGGSPVMTSSPREVADMVKLADALVLNFGTIDDKALEAMEIAGKTANDLDIPVILDPVGVGATAYRTEQVKELLSKVTFQIIRGNASEILSLIGGDTVTRGVDSEELAVSNAELAARAANKLNCIVVVSGAKDAVSDGKRTSIIDNGNLLLTNVTGTGCMSTALIGTFSGVTDDFYSAAIAGISTMSISGELAAKNLQKDEGTGTFRVRLIDAISRMDKEIWMHEVKMNEEVPN
- the thiD gene encoding bifunctional hydroxymethylpyrimidine kinase/phosphomethylpyrimidine kinase gives rise to the protein MKTALTIAGSDSGGGAGIQADLKTFSAHGVFGMSAITAVTAQNTMEVRSVQPIETAIISDQIAAIFEDIPVDAVKIGMLGSKEIVETVAASLKTFMPAIVILDPVMISKSGHHLLDEKAVSALKMDLLPLATLVTPNVPEAEVLTGLSIRTKQDFYRACISIQEMGPKAVLLKGGHAAGNPNDLFYDGTDFHWIKGERIHTKNTHGTGCTLSSAITSNLANGLPLQESIEQAKTYISEAIRNSFSIGKGHGPVHHFHSYSKKRTE
- the thiW gene encoding energy coupling factor transporter S component ThiW, whose translation is MNPIKKLTLTAMITAITTLTSSFIFIPAGFAKVFPIQHLANVLTAVLLGPAYAVTQAFLVSIIRNMSGTGSIFAFPGSMIGALLAAILYRKTQSLKFACLGEVIGTGILGSLACYPLAILLIGEKAALFGFLPAFMLSSFAGAILAFILLKILLKNNYMKGFFYENSINHRRL
- the tenA gene encoding thiaminase II, translated to MENIKTETFSDRLHARAKEIWKRNHSHPFVQAIGNGTLPEKKFAYYLKQDYIYLMDYSKLFALGVIKAHNIETMAKFASILNETLQVEMDIHRQYASEFGISAKELEETEPTPTTLAYTGYMLNTAQHGTLADLIACLLPCAWDYYEIGLLLKEQNGAALENNRYADWIRSYSSPEFGEAHKWLIALLEELTEGMPEKELLRLEKHFLVTSRYEYLFWDMVQNEQDWPL
- a CDS encoding Fur-regulated basic protein FbpA codes for the protein MAELFKRIEQRKAKLIEELLANGVYKTSDERHLYDAPLKVLEDEYRIVINRPNNESPSEWMT
- a CDS encoding aspartyl-phosphate phosphatase Spo0E family protein, which gives rise to MPCRKVTIERIEEKRQEMFKLAASYGLTSLLTVQASQELDTLLNALASKRESEYFSLQKA
- a CDS encoding GNAT family N-acetyltransferase gives rise to the protein MEEHIEFREAELSDLPRIVEIYNSTIASRMVTADTEPVSVQSRVKWFEEHHSESRPLYIITIEGKTAGWMSFQSFYGRPAYNFTAEISIYIDDYFRGKGIGQISIQKAIELSPKLGIKTILGFIFAHNIPSLKLFSKFGFEEWAHLPQVAELDGIERDLIILGKRVDI